A single Clostridium sp. AN503 DNA region contains:
- a CDS encoding C4-dicarboxylate TRAP transporter substrate-binding protein: MKRALALALVCVTAVSLAGSDQSGGGAEQAEAEAGKKVRIMIGYENNPGEPIDMACQEWKRLVEEKSGGTMRVDLYPSSQLGSKDNIIDQAVNGDCVVTLANGPFFQDRGVQDFGVLFAPYLFEGWEDVEKVVDSQWFEGKAEELEQNVGLKILTTWRYGIRHTITKKPVNEVGDLKGKKIRVPNQTILIKVFESLGATPTPMAMSDIYTALQQGTIDGAENPLPVILNGAYQEVAKNLVLDAHTYDMTCWIMGADFFNTLTAEQQQILMECGDEAGVFNSEQIEKADEEALLALKSAGVKVSGLTPEDFKEAGERFYEDPEIKAMWSEGLIDEIKAIINE, translated from the coding sequence AGAGCATTGGCGCTGGCGCTGGTCTGCGTGACTGCTGTTTCACTTGCGGGCTCCGACCAGTCCGGAGGCGGGGCAGAGCAGGCAGAGGCGGAGGCCGGGAAGAAAGTCAGGATCATGATCGGTTATGAGAACAATCCGGGGGAGCCGATCGATATGGCCTGCCAGGAATGGAAACGTCTGGTGGAGGAAAAGAGCGGGGGTACGATGCGGGTGGATCTTTACCCGTCCAGCCAGTTGGGAAGCAAAGACAACATTATCGACCAGGCAGTGAATGGCGACTGTGTGGTGACCCTGGCGAACGGCCCGTTTTTCCAGGACCGGGGTGTACAGGACTTCGGTGTCCTGTTCGCGCCGTATCTGTTTGAGGGCTGGGAGGATGTGGAAAAAGTAGTGGACAGCCAGTGGTTTGAGGGAAAGGCTGAGGAGCTGGAACAGAATGTGGGCCTGAAGATCCTGACTACCTGGAGATATGGCATCCGCCATACCATAACAAAAAAGCCGGTCAATGAGGTCGGCGATTTAAAAGGTAAGAAAATCCGTGTGCCGAACCAGACGATCCTGATCAAGGTATTTGAATCCCTGGGAGCCACACCGACGCCCATGGCTATGAGCGATATCTATACGGCGCTTCAGCAGGGAACCATCGACGGGGCGGAGAACCCTCTGCCGGTCATCTTAAACGGGGCGTATCAGGAGGTGGCTAAGAACCTGGTGCTGGATGCCCATACATATGATATGACATGCTGGATCATGGGCGCTGATTTCTTCAACACGCTGACGGCAGAACAGCAGCAGATCCTGATGGAGTGCGGCGATGAGGCCGGGGTGTTTAACAGCGAGCAGATCGAAAAAGCGGATGAGGAGGCTCTTTTGGCGCTGAAATCGGCCGGAGTCAAGGTCAGCGGGCTGACGCCGGAGGATTTTAAAGAGGCGGGAGAGCGGTTTTATGAAGACCCGGAGATCAAAGCCATGTGGTCGGAGGGCCTGATCGACGAGATCAAAGCCATCATCAACGAGTAG
- a CDS encoding TRAP transporter small permease, translated as MKTENKVLGILCNLDTLIASAALVLLVGVTFFGVIMRYCFGEPFVWQEEVQLALIIWVVFLGGRFAFVCGNHAAIDVIVEMFPKKIQDVVSVLIAVVSVTVLCYVGYQGIRYIMQMVRYSRVTNILKIPYSLIYMPLPVGCVTMAVQTCINTYRELTGKEEA; from the coding sequence ATGAAAACGGAAAATAAAGTTTTAGGGATCCTGTGCAATCTGGATACGCTGATTGCCAGTGCGGCCCTGGTACTGCTGGTGGGGGTTACCTTTTTTGGGGTAATCATGCGCTATTGCTTTGGGGAACCGTTTGTGTGGCAGGAAGAGGTGCAGCTGGCGCTGATCATCTGGGTGGTGTTCCTGGGCGGACGCTTTGCTTTTGTGTGCGGAAACCATGCCGCCATCGATGTGATCGTGGAGATGTTTCCGAAAAAAATCCAGGATGTTGTGAGCGTTCTGATCGCAGTGGTGTCAGTGACCGTGCTCTGCTATGTGGGATACCAGGGCATCCGCTATATCATGCAGATGGTCCGGTACAGCCGGGTGACCAATATCCTTAAGATACCCTACAGCCTGATCTATATGCCGCTGCCGGTTGGCTGCGTGACCATGGCTGTCCAGACCTGCATCAATACATACCGGGAGCTGACCGGGAAGGAGGAAGCATAG
- a CDS encoding TRAP transporter large permease, whose translation METSIILISTAILLVLLFLKVPVFISILSGSMTYFFLSGGPFTKILGQRVLAGVESIPLLAIPFFICAGVFMNYSGVTRRVMGFCNVMTGRMTGGLAQVNVLLSTLMGGLSGSNLADAAMEAKMLVPEMERHGYSKEFSTVVTAMSSMITPLIPPGIAMILYGSIANISIGKLFIAGIGPGVLLCVAMMILVHFVSKKRGYAPMRTEKLTMKEARPEIVRAFLPLCLPVIIIGGIRLGIFTPTEAGAVAIVYSLALGIAYKELKLSDVGTGLKETVATTASIMLIVGGASAFAWILTREQIPQHFTELVLGTIHNKYLFLFVIIMFLIIVGMFIEGNAALIVLVPLLAPVAEAYGIDQIHFAMVYIFTMACGGVTPPMGALIFVTCGITKCKIKEFIVESIPFYIMLFICMLLMAYVPVFSTGLVNLFY comes from the coding sequence ATGGAGACCAGTATTATCCTGATTTCAACTGCCATACTGTTAGTTTTGCTGTTTCTCAAGGTACCGGTGTTCATTTCCATCCTGTCCGGTTCCATGACCTACTTTTTTCTGTCGGGCGGCCCGTTTACCAAGATCCTGGGCCAGAGGGTGTTAGCCGGTGTGGAGAGCATCCCGCTGCTGGCGATCCCGTTTTTTATCTGCGCAGGCGTGTTTATGAACTATTCTGGAGTTACCAGGCGGGTCATGGGCTTTTGCAATGTCATGACCGGCAGGATGACCGGGGGACTGGCCCAGGTGAATGTACTTTTGTCAACGCTGATGGGCGGCCTTTCGGGAAGCAACCTGGCTGATGCGGCAATGGAAGCGAAGATGCTGGTGCCGGAGATGGAGCGCCACGGCTATTCCAAAGAATTTTCCACCGTAGTTACGGCCATGTCGTCCATGATCACGCCGCTGATCCCGCCGGGGATCGCCATGATCCTTTATGGCTCCATTGCCAATATTTCTATCGGCAAGCTGTTTATCGCAGGGATCGGGCCGGGCGTACTGCTGTGTGTGGCGATGATGATCCTGGTGCATTTCGTGTCAAAGAAACGGGGCTATGCGCCTATGCGCACGGAGAAGCTTACCATGAAGGAGGCAAGGCCGGAGATCGTCCGCGCATTCCTGCCGCTGTGCCTGCCGGTCATCATCATCGGCGGGATCCGTCTGGGTATCTTCACACCTACAGAGGCCGGAGCGGTGGCGATCGTTTATTCCCTGGCGCTGGGCATTGCGTATAAGGAGCTGAAGCTGTCGGATGTGGGGACCGGACTGAAAGAGACGGTGGCGACCACTGCTTCGATCATGCTGATCGTGGGCGGCGCTTCCGCGTTTGCCTGGATCCTGACCAGGGAACAGATCCCGCAGCATTTCACGGAGCTGGTGCTTGGCACCATCCATAATAAGTATCTGTTCCTGTTTGTTATCATTATGTTCCTGATCATAGTGGGAATGTTCATTGAGGGCAACGCGGCCCTGATCGTGCTGGTGCCGCTCCTGGCTCCGGTTGCGGAGGCTTACGGCATCGACCAGATCCATTTTGCAATGGTGTATATCTTTACCATGGCATGCGGCGGTGTGACTCCGCCCATGGGGGCGCTGATCTTTGTGACCTGCGGCATTACCAAATGTAAGATCAAGGAGTTCATAGTGGAGTCCATACCATTTTATATCATGCTGTTTATCTGTATGCTCTTGATGGCTTATGTGCCGGTGTTCTCTACCGGGCTGGTCAATCTGTTCTACTAA
- a CDS encoding ABC transporter substrate-binding protein — MKRKIMAVCMVVIAVCSVLLWKENQAGRPVKAQEAKGLRVALSQAEPMTPWKTAQINSFLDAARAQGIELIYHEPEEETLSWQLEDIRRLFDEGIDYLVLMPIVRSGYEEALMEARERGVHVILAEQEVELEPERRKEDYYLTYVAPDYFKEGELCADILSEHFGIQPCNTMVIQGDKESTMSRERYMGFMHGVRVHSNMYISKRVESNGNRLTAQKATELTVADQEIDFNAVFAPSDEDGLGALQALKLADVQPGRDVALVSIGGIQDVVKAIITEEYLATVKSSPDYGRVVLDLVRRHDAGEVLERRVVIANQIYTIENAEVAFENAY, encoded by the coding sequence ATGAAACGGAAGATCATGGCGGTATGCATGGTGGTCATTGCGGTGTGCAGTGTACTTTTGTGGAAGGAAAACCAGGCCGGGCGTCCGGTAAAGGCGCAGGAGGCAAAAGGGCTTAGGGTGGCTCTGTCCCAGGCGGAGCCGATGACACCCTGGAAGACCGCCCAGATCAACAGTTTTCTAGACGCGGCGAGAGCGCAGGGGATAGAGCTGATCTACCATGAACCGGAGGAGGAGACGCTTTCGTGGCAGCTTGAGGATATCCGCAGACTGTTTGACGAGGGGATCGATTATCTGGTGCTGATGCCGATCGTCCGCAGCGGATATGAGGAGGCGCTTATGGAAGCGAGAGAGCGGGGCGTCCATGTCATTCTGGCGGAGCAGGAAGTAGAGCTGGAGCCGGAGCGCCGGAAGGAGGATTATTACCTGACCTACGTGGCGCCGGATTATTTTAAGGAGGGGGAGCTGTGCGCGGATATCCTGTCGGAGCATTTTGGGATCCAGCCGTGCAATACCATGGTGATCCAGGGGGACAAGGAATCCACCATGTCGCGGGAACGTTACATGGGATTTATGCATGGTGTGAGAGTCCACTCAAATATGTATATTTCGAAACGGGTGGAGAGCAACGGGAACCGTCTGACGGCGCAGAAAGCGACAGAGCTTACTGTGGCGGACCAGGAGATTGATTTTAATGCGGTGTTTGCACCAAGTGATGAGGATGGCCTGGGGGCACTGCAGGCGCTTAAGCTGGCGGATGTACAGCCGGGGCGGGATGTGGCGCTGGTGTCGATCGGCGGGATCCAGGATGTGGTGAAGGCGATCATTACGGAAGAATATCTTGCCACCGTGAAAAGCAGCCCGGACTATGGCCGGGTGGTCCTGGATCTGGTGAGACGGCATGACGCAGGCGAGGTCCTGGAGCGGAGGGTTGTCATCGCAAACCAGATATATACTATAGAAAATGCAGAGGTGGCGTTTGAAAATGCGTATTAG
- a CDS encoding sensor histidine kinase produces MRIRQRLFRVFEDMGHWKLREKMILYFAASASGIVILFGLIHYYMTSTKILNETRQTMTRMVQNACSDVNELFFQTYQVCGAMNDNLNMQELIRKDFSTRKERFSYDLQGSMELMMLPYYNKDIDGVYVLGDNGGRYKSSSASFLLTDPRETTWYRIIHATAKPQWFAPHENSYVVRTPYRSYVSMGIPFIDKATGRTKGVVLAEIETGKLAEIAGRAVSGSGTVFLMDERNRMIDLAAQSGGQMGTADPEELAAARQMVEDNSGEIPEYGISHVLENKKQLVVYQTLNQTDWKVVGVIPKAAIAKSVEYIKILMILLLAVAVMGSLALAEFLADSVTRPVDRLVKAMESVCGGDLDVTVETERKDEIGILYHSFNHMVGEMKHLIQAIYEEQGKLRREELKALQAQINPHFLYNTLDSIIWSLRMEQVEDSIEMLEALTDFFKISLSRGQDIITIEAEVKHISSYLSIQHRRYSEKFDYDINVEPKLLACKTPKLILQPVVENAIYHGLKLKEGKGYLYIHIFEKGDEILMQVEDTGLGMPEETVDRLNREFAEISSGQQGTGYGVRNVNDKLKIVFGKDCGVQIESSEGEGTIVTLHIRKDGERFYESNYL; encoded by the coding sequence ATGCGTATTAGGCAAAGACTGTTCAGGGTGTTTGAAGATATGGGCCATTGGAAGCTGCGGGAGAAAATGATCCTGTATTTTGCCGCCTCAGCGTCGGGGATCGTGATCCTGTTTGGGCTTATCCATTATTATATGACCTCCACAAAGATCCTCAATGAGACCAGGCAGACAATGACACGGATGGTACAGAATGCCTGCAGTGATGTGAATGAACTGTTCTTTCAGACCTATCAGGTCTGCGGGGCGATGAACGACAATCTGAACATGCAGGAGCTGATCCGAAAGGATTTCTCCACCAGGAAGGAGCGGTTCTCCTATGATCTGCAGGGGAGCATGGAGCTGATGATGCTTCCCTACTACAACAAGGATATCGACGGGGTGTATGTGCTGGGGGATAACGGCGGCAGATATAAGAGCAGCTCGGCGTCTTTCCTTCTGACCGACCCGCGGGAAACGACCTGGTACCGGATCATCCATGCGACCGCAAAGCCTCAGTGGTTTGCTCCCCATGAGAATTCCTATGTGGTGCGGACGCCTTACAGGTCCTATGTTTCCATGGGCATACCGTTTATCGACAAGGCGACCGGAAGGACGAAAGGCGTGGTGCTGGCGGAGATAGAGACCGGGAAGCTGGCTGAGATCGCCGGACGGGCGGTGAGCGGCAGCGGGACGGTCTTTCTGATGGATGAGCGGAACCGGATGATAGATCTGGCCGCGCAGTCCGGCGGGCAGATGGGGACTGCAGATCCAGAGGAGCTTGCGGCAGCCAGGCAGATGGTGGAGGACAACTCGGGGGAGATCCCGGAATATGGGATCTCCCATGTGCTGGAGAATAAAAAACAACTGGTTGTATATCAGACCCTGAACCAGACGGACTGGAAGGTGGTCGGGGTCATCCCGAAGGCGGCGATCGCAAAGTCGGTAGAGTATATCAAGATCCTGATGATCCTTTTGCTGGCGGTGGCCGTGATGGGGTCTCTGGCCCTGGCGGAGTTTTTGGCGGATTCCGTGACCCGTCCGGTGGACCGGCTGGTGAAGGCGATGGAATCGGTCTGCGGCGGGGATCTTGACGTGACGGTGGAGACGGAGCGGAAGGATGAGATCGGGATCCTGTATCATTCCTTCAACCATATGGTGGGAGAGATGAAGCACTTGATCCAGGCTATTTATGAGGAACAGGGCAAACTGCGCAGAGAGGAGTTAAAAGCGCTCCAGGCGCAGATCAATCCGCATTTTCTGTACAATACGCTGGACTCCATCATCTGGTCGCTGCGGATGGAGCAGGTGGAGGATAGTATTGAGATGCTGGAGGCCCTTACGGATTTCTTCAAGATCAGCCTGAGCAGGGGACAGGATATCATCACGATCGAAGCGGAAGTGAAGCATATCAGCAGTTATCTGAGCATCCAGCACCGGCGCTACAGTGAGAAGTTCGACTACGACATCAATGTGGAGCCAAAGCTTCTTGCCTGCAAAACGCCGAAGCTGATCCTGCAGCCGGTGGTGGAGAACGCCATTTATCACGGCCTGAAGTTAAAGGAGGGCAAGGGATACCTCTATATCCACATTTTTGAAAAAGGGGATGAGATCCTGATGCAGGTGGAGGATACCGGGCTTGGTATGCCGGAGGAGACAGTGGACCGGCTGAACCGGGAATTTGCAGAGATTTCTTCTGGACAGCAGGGAACCGGATATGGGGTGCGCAACGTAAATGATAAGCTGAAGATCGTATTTGGAAAGGATTGCGGCGTGCAGATCGAGTCGTCCGAGGGAGAAGGGACGATCGTGACGCTGCATATCCGGAAAGATGGGGAACGGTTTTATGAGAGCAATTATCTGTGA
- a CDS encoding response regulator, whose translation MRAIICDDDEIIRKGLCSVVDWESLGVEIAGTAGDGKEGLRLLREQKPDLLLSDIRMPYVDGLGLIQEGRKLNPELMVIVFSGYDDFAYVRKALQLGVQDYLTKPIDMEELTRLVISCVRQFGDAVRDSFEEKENLLRKLLVYEDYEDARIREMETEACQVVILESEEAAGDMGGLAKELRRQGIYVLVQKERRFELAVVAQSGMQVQMRCSYGIETVRKRFEKDGVALVSAVSSIGTGIRSLGRCYEEAKEALKLKYVKGYNQDLSYEELKRFRGQKAEPEAGDAAMLFNTDLIDAVRRGDPDCLGACMDELEQRLEKMGLDSFLYMQFMVGNLYSSILKELDRIGIRAELVFENPVDEYRKLIECETIQKALGVLRGNLSRICEYVGRQKAGAYPAPIYKALQYIGSHYNCPSLSQEEVAAEAGLSGGRFSTLFKAELGCTFTDYLLQVRMERAKELMKNPNMKIYEAAMMAGYENIPYFSTAFKKYTGMSPSEYRSSGQKTKA comes from the coding sequence ATGAGAGCAATTATCTGTGATGATGATGAGATCATACGAAAAGGGCTGTGTTCGGTCGTGGACTGGGAGAGCCTGGGCGTGGAGATCGCAGGCACGGCCGGGGACGGGAAGGAGGGGCTGCGGCTTTTGAGGGAACAGAAGCCGGACCTGCTTTTGTCGGATATCCGTATGCCCTATGTAGATGGCCTGGGGCTGATCCAGGAAGGCAGGAAGCTGAATCCGGAGCTGATGGTCATTGTGTTCAGCGGTTATGACGATTTCGCCTATGTGCGGAAGGCGCTGCAGCTGGGCGTACAGGACTACCTGACCAAGCCCATCGATATGGAGGAGCTTACCCGCCTGGTCATTTCCTGTGTCCGGCAGTTTGGCGATGCGGTGCGGGATTCTTTTGAGGAGAAGGAGAACCTGCTGCGCAAGCTGCTGGTGTATGAAGATTATGAAGACGCCCGTATCCGGGAGATGGAGACGGAAGCCTGTCAGGTTGTGATCCTGGAATCAGAGGAGGCAGCTGGAGATATGGGCGGTCTTGCGAAGGAGCTGCGCAGGCAGGGGATCTATGTGCTGGTGCAGAAGGAACGGCGCTTTGAGCTGGCAGTTGTGGCCCAGTCCGGGATGCAGGTGCAGATGAGGTGCAGTTATGGGATTGAAACGGTGCGGAAACGTTTTGAAAAGGACGGCGTTGCGCTGGTCAGCGCCGTGAGCAGCATAGGAACCGGGATCCGCAGCCTGGGACGCTGCTATGAGGAGGCGAAGGAGGCCCTGAAGCTGAAATACGTAAAAGGCTACAACCAGGATCTGTCCTATGAGGAGCTTAAGCGCTTCCGCGGGCAAAAGGCGGAGCCGGAGGCGGGAGATGCAGCCATGCTGTTTAACACAGATCTGATCGATGCGGTCCGGCGGGGTGATCCGGACTGTCTGGGGGCCTGTATGGACGAGCTGGAACAACGGCTGGAGAAGATGGGGCTGGACTCGTTTCTCTATATGCAGTTCATGGTGGGAAACTTATACAGCAGTATTTTAAAGGAGCTGGACCGGATCGGCATCCGTGCGGAGCTGGTGTTTGAGAATCCTGTGGATGAGTACAGGAAGCTGATCGAATGTGAGACCATACAAAAGGCGCTGGGCGTTCTGAGAGGGAATTTAAGCAGAATCTGTGAGTATGTAGGGAGGCAGAAGGCAGGAGCTTATCCCGCCCCAATATATAAAGCATTGCAGTATATCGGCAGCCATTACAACTGCCCGTCCCTCAGCCAGGAGGAGGTGGCGGCGGAAGCGGGGCTCAGCGGGGGACGGTTCAGCACGCTGTTCAAGGCGGAACTGGGCTGCACATTCACGGATTATCTGCTGCAGGTGCGGATGGAGCGGGCGAAGGAGCTGATGAAGAACCCGAATATGAAGATCTACGAGGCAGCCATGATGGCAGGATATGAGAATATCCCCTATTTCAGTACGGCATTTAAAAAATACACGGGCATGTCGCCCTCGGAATACCGAAGCAGCGGACAGAAAACAAAGGCGTAA
- a CDS encoding HAMP domain-containing sensor histidine kinase — MKHSLYLKFILGYLVFGLLGFTAIGTLSARLMHNHLVEEQAEAMYDEANLIASSYSSVYQGKKQDLNSAYPQLQAVAEFVKAEIWVVNRQGIVVVDSDRSARTGTVIEDFDPTATGNKSYCIGDYYGQFPYDVLSVSAPITGNYNTYGYVLVHLPMSQIGEVSNSRLNVVYISAAIIFVLSLIILLVFTKTVYFPLKKITEGANEYAAGNLEYHIDLSSRDEMGYLAATLNYMSDELNKMEEYQRTFIANVSHDFRSPLTSIKGYLEAIIDGTIPPEMYEKYLKRVITETDRLTKLTQGMLTLNSLDSRGYLSRSNFDINRVIKDTAASFEGTCDAKNITFDLTFSDNIQMVYADLGKIQQVLYNLIDNAIKFSHPDSTIYIQTYVRNEKLFVSVKDTGIGIPRDSVKKIWERFYKSDLSRGKDKKGTGLGLAIVKEIIQAHGQNIDVISTEGVGSEFIFSLPRATNL, encoded by the coding sequence ATGAAACATTCCCTGTATTTAAAATTTATATTAGGCTATCTGGTCTTTGGTCTTTTGGGATTTACCGCCATTGGAACCTTATCTGCCCGCCTTATGCACAACCATCTGGTGGAGGAGCAGGCGGAGGCCATGTATGACGAGGCGAACCTGATCGCTTCCTCCTACAGCAGCGTTTACCAGGGCAAGAAGCAGGATCTGAACTCTGCATACCCGCAGCTTCAGGCGGTGGCGGAGTTCGTGAAGGCGGAGATCTGGGTGGTGAACCGCCAGGGGATCGTGGTGGTGGACAGCGACCGCTCTGCCAGGACCGGTACGGTGATCGAGGATTTCGACCCGACGGCTACCGGGAACAAGTCCTACTGTATTGGAGATTATTACGGGCAGTTCCCCTATGATGTGCTGAGCGTGTCTGCCCCGATCACGGGCAATTACAACACCTACGGGTATGTGCTGGTGCATCTCCCCATGTCCCAGATCGGCGAAGTGAGCAACAGCCGGCTGAACGTAGTGTATATCTCGGCAGCTATCATATTTGTATTGTCGCTGATCATTTTGCTGGTATTTACTAAGACGGTGTATTTTCCGCTGAAGAAGATCACGGAGGGCGCCAATGAATACGCAGCCGGGAACCTGGAGTACCATATTGACTTAAGCAGCCGGGATGAGATGGGGTATCTGGCGGCTACGCTGAATTACATGTCAGACGAGCTGAATAAGATGGAGGAATACCAGCGGACCTTTATCGCCAATGTGTCCCATGATTTCCGTTCGCCGCTGACATCCATCAAGGGGTATCTGGAAGCGATCATCGACGGGACTATCCCGCCGGAGATGTATGAGAAGTATTTAAAACGGGTGATCACCGAGACGGACCGGCTGACGAAGCTAACCCAGGGTATGCTGACCTTAAACTCTTTAGACAGCCGGGGCTATCTGTCACGGAGCAATTTTGACATCAACCGGGTCATCAAGGACACGGCGGCGTCCTTTGAAGGGACCTGTGACGCCAAGAACATCACCTTTGACCTGACATTTTCAGATAATATCCAGATGGTGTATGCGGACCTTGGGAAGATCCAGCAGGTGCTCTACAACCTGATCGACAATGCGATCAAGTTCAGCCACCCGGATTCCACGATCTATATACAGACCTACGTCCGCAATGAGAAGCTCTTTGTGTCGGTGAAGGATACGGGGATCGGTATCCCCAGGGACAGCGTGAAGAAGATCTGGGAGCGGTTCTACAAGTCGGATCTGTCCAGAGGCAAGGACAAGAAGGGGACCGGTCTTGGACTGGCGATCGTGAAGGAGATCATCCAGGCCCATGGGCAGAATATCGATGTGATCAGTACCGAAGGAGTGGGGTCGGAGTTCATCTTCTCGCTCCCGCGGGCGACGAATCTGTGA
- a CDS encoding sensory rhodopsin transducer, with protein sequence MNRWYIPDAFYPGTCSGTAYVSHEAVCFLNVTDRDAYVSLTLYFEDRDKMGGFSAVVPAERTVHLRLDRLVGENGQTVPKDTPYAIMIESAAELKVQYTRVDTTQAELAVSTTMV encoded by the coding sequence ATGAACAGGTGGTATATCCCGGATGCATTTTATCCAGGCACATGCAGCGGAACGGCTTACGTGAGCCATGAGGCAGTCTGTTTTTTGAATGTGACGGACAGGGATGCTTATGTGAGCCTGACGCTCTATTTTGAGGACAGGGACAAGATGGGAGGATTTTCTGCGGTGGTCCCGGCGGAGAGGACCGTACATCTGCGTCTGGACCGGCTGGTCGGCGAGAACGGGCAGACGGTGCCGAAGGATACCCCCTACGCCATCATGATTGAGAGCGCGGCAGAATTAAAGGTACAGTATACGCGAGTTGATACGACCCAGGCCGAGCTGGCGGTCTCGACGACCATGGTATGA
- a CDS encoding L-rhamnose isomerase, which yields MSADVEKNYELAKELYARYGIDTDAALEKLAEIPLSVHCWQIDDLTGLEDFEGKLTGGIAATGNAGGKPKSAAEYFEQLEEALKLIPGRKKVAAHAIYHNAGKTVDRDQIEPKHFEHWVDFAKKMGIGLDFNPTYFSHPKSEDGFTLSSNDEEIRQFWVEHGKRCRKIGEYFGKELGQTCYTNHWIPDGYKDITVDKLGPRKLLEKSLDEIFEEKIDPRYNVDSVESKLFGLGSESYVTGSHEFYTNYVAHKKNCIICMDAGHFHPTEVISSKLSSYLVFDQEIMLHVSRPVRWDSDHVTILDDETKAIMEEISRCDAFDKVHIGLDFFDGSINRIAATAIGGRSAKKAILLALLQPEKELRQAEHEGRFTRRLALLEEIKGLPFGLVWDKYCEMCGCDRDDWIRRYE from the coding sequence ATGAGTGCAGATGTAGAAAAGAATTATGAACTGGCAAAAGAGCTGTATGCCCGGTATGGGATTGACACGGATGCGGCTCTGGAAAAACTGGCAGAGATCCCGTTGTCCGTCCACTGCTGGCAGATTGACGATCTGACCGGTCTGGAGGATTTCGAAGGAAAGCTGACAGGAGGGATTGCGGCGACGGGGAATGCCGGGGGGAAACCCAAGTCTGCGGCGGAATATTTTGAACAGTTGGAAGAAGCCCTGAAGCTGATCCCGGGCAGGAAGAAGGTGGCGGCGCACGCGATCTACCACAATGCAGGAAAGACGGTGGACAGGGACCAGATCGAGCCGAAGCATTTTGAGCACTGGGTGGACTTTGCGAAGAAGATGGGCATTGGTCTGGATTTTAACCCTACTTATTTCAGCCATCCCAAAAGCGAGGATGGATTTACCCTTTCCAGCAATGACGAGGAGATCCGGCAATTTTGGGTGGAGCATGGAAAACGCTGCCGGAAGATTGGGGAATATTTCGGAAAAGAGCTGGGGCAGACCTGCTATACCAACCACTGGATCCCGGATGGATACAAGGATATCACCGTGGATAAGCTGGGACCGCGAAAACTCCTTGAGAAATCGTTGGATGAGATTTTTGAAGAAAAGATCGATCCCAGGTACAATGTGGATTCGGTGGAGAGCAAGCTGTTCGGCCTGGGAAGCGAATCCTACGTGACCGGTTCCCATGAATTTTATACCAATTATGTGGCCCACAAAAAGAACTGTATCATCTGTATGGATGCCGGTCATTTCCATCCCACAGAAGTGATCTCGTCCAAATTAAGCTCTTATCTGGTCTTTGACCAGGAGATCATGCTGCATGTGAGCCGTCCGGTGAGATGGGACAGTGACCATGTGACCATCCTGGATGATGAGACAAAAGCGATCATGGAAGAGATCTCAAGATGTGATGCGTTTGATAAGGTTCACATCGGGCTTGACTTTTTTGACGGGAGTATCAACCGCATTGCAGCTACAGCCATAGGCGGGAGAAGCGCGAAAAAGGCGATCCTGCTGGCGCTTCTGCAGCCGGAAAAAGAGCTGCGGCAGGCAGAACATGAGGGGCGGTTCACCCGGAGGCTGGCGCTTTTGGAGGAGATAAAAGGGCTTCCCTTCGGGCTTGTATGGGACAAGTATTGTGAGATGTGCGGCTGTGACCGGGATGACTGGATCAGACGGTACGAATAA